One window from the genome of Yamadazyma tenuis chromosome 7, complete sequence encodes:
- the ARP3 gene encoding Arp2/3 complex subunit, actin nucleation center (EggNog:ENOG503NW63; COG:Z), translated as MASMGTPAVVMDNGTGLTKLGFAGNDSPSFIFPTAIATSTLGGKSTKSSASNSSSFLASKRGLEDLDFFIGDEALSAANGSNYSLSYPVKHGQIENWDHMERFWENSIFKYLRCEPEDHYFLMTEPPLNPPENRESTAEIMFESFNCAGLYIAVQAVLALAASWTSSKANRTLTGTVIDSGDGVTHVIPVAEGYVIGGAIKNIPLAGRDITLFIQSILRDRGEVDTTLQTAEKIKQQFCYVCPDIVKEFKKFDQYPEEKFAQYIVEYTDKNKTNTVDVGYERFLAPEIFFNPEIASSDYLTPLPTVVDQVIQASPIDVRKNLYKNIVLSGGSTMFTSFGKRLQRDLKGLVDERIQLSERLTGNKSSGVKVEVISHKKQRNAVWFGGSLLAQTPEFKSYCYTKQDYDEYGPSIVRNFSLFSVPS; from the coding sequence ATGGCTAGCATGGGAACACCTGCGGTTGTCATGGATAATGGAACTGGGTTAACCAAGTTGGGATTCGCTGGTAACGATTCTCCATCCTTTATATTTCCAACCGCCATTGCAACTTCCACTCTTGGTGGAAAGTCCACCAAACTGTCCGCTTCCAATTCATCCTCTTTCTTGGCTTCCAAGAGAGGGTTGGaggacttggacttttttattggtgatgaagcGTTGAGTGCTGCTAACGGGTCAAACTACAGTTTATCTTATCCGGTGAAACACGGTCAAATAGAAAATTGGGATCACATGGAAAGGTTCTGGGAAAACTCCATCTTTAAGTACTTGAGGTGTGAACCTGAGGATCACTACTTTTTGATGACGGAACCTCCTTTGAATCCTCCTGAAAACAGAGAAAGCACTGCTGAAATCATGTTTGAATCCTTTAATTGTGCTGGGTTGTACATTGCGGTGCAGGCAGTGTTAGCATTGGCGGCCTCATGGACTTCCTCAAAAGCGAACAGAACTTTGACCGGTACTGTCATCGACTCTGGTGATGGTGTTACCCACGTTATCCCAGTGGCAGAAGGATATGTGATTGGTGGTGCCATCAAAAATATTCCTTTGGCTGGTAGAGACATAACTTTATTCATCCAATCGATATTAAGAGACCGTGGAGAAGTTGACACCACATTACAAACAGCCGAAAAGATTAAACAACAGTTCTGTTACGTGTGTCCTGATATCGTGAAAgaattcaagaaattcGATCAATATCCCGAAGAAAAGTTTGCCCAGTACATTGTTGAGTACACTGACAAAAATAAAACCAATACTGTTGATGTAGGATACGAAAGATTCTTGGCTCCTGAAATATTTTTCAATCCAGAAATTGCCTCATCTGACTATTTGACTCCTTTGCCCACGGTGGTGGACCAAGTCATCCAAGCATCTCCAATTGATGTTCGTAAGAATTTGTACAAGAATATCGTTTTATCAGGAGGTTCCACTATGTTTACCAGTTTTGGTAAACGACTTCAGAGAGATTTGAAAGGATTGGTTGACGAAAGAATACAGCTCAGTGAAAGATTAACTGGAAATAAAAGTTCGGGAGTTAAGGTTGAAGTCATATCACATAAAAAACAGAGAAATGCCGTCTGGTTTGGGGGATCATTGTTGGCCCAAACTCCAGAATTCAAGAGCTATTGTTACACCAAACAAGATTATGATGAATATGGGCCAAGCATCGTCAGAAACTTCTCGTTGTTTTCAGTTCCATCTTGA
- the TOR1 gene encoding phosphatidylinositol kinase- protein kinase tor1 (COG:L; EggNog:ENOG503NU9I), whose protein sequence is MSVSQPQIVDGIELNQIFKGLRSNSEDERNRYAIELRNHLDSVARDLTLEHFNRYINVINKTIFELSNAPDNASKFGGIAAIDALIDFNSGIGEENATKTARFSHYLYPLTLSNDLAVMKQATKTLGKLAIPGGPLTADFVEYEAKKAIEWLQNENNQHDQRRHTAILMLNSLADNSSNLLYNLVGQILEQLWTELKDPKLDIRVDSAATLQRCLAIIYDRDVNARRFWVKHFFDVASKVLNDTPSTNGVDHSNGSNGDSNGYAMIPTPNGTQSFAAIHGALLVYRELLKYKNDQFIASRFEMLYENTIIYKYHNKAVIRQELTNIFPLVCSVNPEMFVEKYLHKILYYYLSQLKKLRKEYKEPACLEKSCIFRSIGSIALEVGNQMATYLDAILDNIREGLSYPTNSTVQSIFTNAVSNGGENHYNGNGSMSPQAGLSLQSSVSSSKYRASRKETEPAIFDCIGKLSISVGPALTKHLQRDILDMIFSNCSLSKHMQDVLQTLSTNIPVLTNVINTKLLNLLNLVLSGVTFQPPGSPYGTTKMNESLAKDYRLIMISRDTGMSINSILNNQEVYEQYECNILVQALQMLVYFKFEGYQLNEFVRYCTITYLQNPIPRVRQTAVVASCEIFINDPICEQVSVNALNAVNEVLDKVLTISITDPYPEIRLEGITCISNARCFDPQLSQPENLRLLFIALNDEVFSVRKIAITLLSRLSSINPAYIVPSLRKTLIQLLSRLEYSTASRKKEESATLLSLLIANSKDLTKPYVKPIVEGLLPKAKDPKSSVAASAIKCLGELAVVGGEDMKPFIPDLMPLIIDTFQDQSSSYKRDAALKALGQLASSSGYVIQPLLDYPQLLGMLVNILKSEASPTVRRETVRLLGILGALDPYKHREVEQSSKTISAEQNAPPIDVALLMQGMSPSNSEYYPTVAITNLMKILKDPSLKIHHSKVILAIRYIFQTLGLRCVSFLSQIIPGLINVMHTCEPAMTKFYFQQLGALILIVKQHIRPFLKDILGVAKEFFDLNDENNVAVIIINLIESISRALDGEFKMYLPEVLTLLLNVFDKDKSPERETTLQVLKCFVIFGGNIEEYVHIIIPSIVKMFESGSVPLRKAAIESIGRLSKTLLLNDMASRIVHPLIRVMKQDNEELKTATMNTMCYLLVSLGTEFTVFIPLIKSVMYENKITSPTFDQLVNKLVHGDPLPAQLSIYKDYEIHMSHFDVPSSDVSLKKLAFNQAALKSVWDPSQHRTREDWSEWIAKLSKELLRHSPSHAMRACAPLATDYYPLAKDLFNASFSSCWNDLYSQNQEELVESLCIALSSPNNPPEIHQILLNLAEFMEHDDKSLPIAITTLGQYAQRCHAYAKSLHYKELEFYEEPTTSTIEALISINNQLQQSDAAVGILKHAQMHHDLQLKETWFEKLQRWDDALRAYNERSKTEPDNMEITMGKMRCLHALGEWEQLSDLAQSKWSGTSSDTQRNISPLAAAAAWGLGQWDRMEEYIQVMKSESPDRAFFNAILSLHRNNFEDASNLILKARDLLVTEITALVSESYNRAYGVVTRVQMLAELEEIIKYKCLPQGSEKRAVMRKTWNTRLLGCQRNVDIWQRMLKVRALVIKPKQDMEMWIKFANLCRKSGRLNLAEKSLNSLLEEGSPENPSRAPPQVVYAQLKYMWAKGQQKEALRHLVDFTTRMSQDLGLNPNDLITQPLPSEGPGIPKHVEEYTKLLARCFLKQGEWQIALNSQWKSESSEIILGAYLLATHFDDKWYKAWHNWALANFEVISSFTAHNNNIAEIQPSAELSNEDDQNKEHPQNQQEIRATTIPMEAVQRHVVPSIKGFFHSIALSSSNSLQDTLRLLTLWFNFGGIPDAAQAINEGFNMVKIDTWLEVIPQLISRIHQPNPVVSRSLFGLLSDLGKAHPQALVYPLAVAVTSESINRKKAAMSIIDKMRIHSPLLVEQSDLVSNELIRIAVLWHEQWYEALEDASRLFFGDHNTEKMFEVLEPLHLMLQKGPETMRETSFVNAFGRELADAYEWILNYRKTKDITNLNQAWDIYYNVFRRIGKSLPSLTSLELQYVSPKLDEARDLELAVPGFSEAGKHITKIAKFEPTIPVISSKQRPRKIEIRGDDGKHYFFVLKGHEDNRQDNLVMQLFGLVNTLLSNDPECFKRHLDIQRFAAIPLSPKVGLLGWVPNSDTFHVLIREYRESRKILLNIEHRIMIQMAPDYEILTLLQKVEVFTGALDNTRGQDLYKVLWLKSKSSEAWLDRRTTYTRSLAVMSMVGYILGLGDRHPSNLMLDRITGKVVHIDFGDCFEAAILREKYPEKVPFRLTRMLNYAMEVSGIEGSFRITCEHVMRVLRDNKESLMAILEAFAYDPLINWGFDFPTKAVAEATGIKVNQVNVAELLRRGQIDDEEAARLNKQNELEIRNARAALVLKRITDKLTGNDIKRLKGLDVPTQVDKLIQQATSVENLCQHFIGWCSFW, encoded by the coding sequence ATGTCCGTATCACAGCCGCAAATCGTGGATGGAATCGAGTTGAATCAGATATTCAAGGGCTTACGGTCGAACAGTGAGGATGAGCGGAACCGATACGCCATTGAATTAAGAAATCACTTGGATTCGGTGGCTCGAGATTTGACGCTCGAGCATTTCAACAGATACATAAATGTTATTAATAAAACTATCTTTGAGCTCTCCAATGCTCCTGACAATGCTTCCAAGTTTGGAGGTATTGCTGCCATTGATGCCTTGATTGATTTCAACTCTGGAATAGGTGAAGAAAATGCCACCAAAACCGCCAGATTTTCTCACTACCTTTACCCATTAACATTATCCAACGATTTGGCTGTTATGAAGCAAGCCACCAAAACTTTAGGGAAGCTTGCAATACCTGGGGGTCCCTTGACGGCGGACTTTGTCGAATACGAAGCAAAAAAGGCCATTGAATGGTTACAGAATGAAAACAATCAGCATGACCAAAGAAGGCATACGGCTATATTGATGTTGAACTCCTTGGCAGACAATTCCCTGAATTTATTATACAATCTTGTGGGCCAGATCTTGGAGCAACTATGGACGGAATTGAAGGACCCCAAATTAGATATCCGTGTGGATTCTGCTGCCACTTTACAAAGGTGTTTGGCCATAATATATGATCGAGATGTCAATGCCAGAAGATTTTGGGTAAAACATTTCTTTGATGTGGCCTCCAAGGTCTTGAACGATactccttcaacaaatggCGTCGACCATAGCAATGGTCTGAATGGTGATAGTAATGGCTACGCCATGATACCCACTCCCAATGGAACTCAATCATTTGCTGCTATTCATGGTGCGTTATTGGTATATCGGGAGTTATTGAAGTATAAGAACGACCAGTTTATTGCTTCTCGGTTCGAAATGCTTTACGAAAACACAATAATCTACAAATACCATAATAAAGCTGTGATTAGACAGGAGCTTACAAATATTTTTCCTTTGGTTTGTCTGGTTAATCCAGAGatgtttgttgaaaagtatTTGCATAAGATCTTGTACTACTATTTATcacaattgaagaagctcagAAAGGAGTATAAGGAACCTGCTTGTCTTGAGAAGAGTTGCATATTCCGTAGCATTGGTTCCATTGCATTagaagttggaaatcaaaTGGCCACTTACTTGGATGCTATTTTAGATAATATCAGAGAAGGACTTTCATACCCAACCAATTCAACAGTGCAGCTGATTTTCACTAACGCTGTTTCTAATGGAGGTGAGAACCACTATAATGGTAACGGGTCTATGTCACCTCAGGCGGGATTATCATTACAATCGAGTGTTCTGTCTTCCAAGTATAGGGCCAGTAGGAAAGAAACTGAACCAGCAATCTTCGATTGTATTGGGAAGTTATCGATATCAGTTGGGCCAGCTTTGACAAAGCATTTGCAGAGAGACATTCTTGATATGATTTTCAGCAATTGTTCCCTTTCCAAGCATATGCAAGATGTGTTGCAAACCTTGAGCACCAATATTCCTGTACTTACCAATGTGATTAACACAAAACTTTTAAACTTATTGAATCTAGTGCTTTCAGGTGTTACGTTTCAGCCCCCAGGGTCTCCTTATGGTACCACCAAAATGAACGAGTCTTTGGCCAAGGATTATAGATTGATTATGATCTCAAGGGATACAGGAATGAGCATCAACAGTATTTTGAATAACCAAGAAGTTTACGAACAGTACGAGTGTAACATTTTAGTCCAAGCACTTCAAATGCTTGTGTACTTCAAATTCGAAGGATACCAGTTGAATGAGTTTGTCAGGTATTGTACCATTACTTATCTCCAAAATCCTATCCCCAGGGTTAGACAAACAGCTGTTGTGGCTTCTTGTGAAATATTTATTAATGACCCCATTTGCGAACAAGTGAGTGTCAATGCGTTAAATGCTGTGaatgaagttcttgataagGTTCTTACCATTTCCATAACTGATCCATATCCAGAAATTCGTTTGGAAGGGATAACTTGCATAAGTAATGCTAGATGCTTTGACCCGCAGTTATCTCAACCAGAGAATCTTAGGCTTTTATTTATTGCCTTGAATGATGAGGTATTCAGTGTACGAAAGATTGCCATCACACTTTTGAGTCGACTTTCTTCCATAAATCCAGCATATATTGTCCCTTCATTGAGGAAGACTTTGATTCAATTATTATCTCGACTTGAGTATTCCACAGCTAGTAGAAAGAAAGAGGAGAGTGCTACTTTGTTGTCATTATTGATTGCCAATTCGAAAGACTTAACGAAACCTTATGTGAAACCCATTGTCGAAGGGCTTTTGCCAAAAGCGAAAGATCCCAAGTCTTCGGTGGCTGCAAGCGCTATAAAGTGCTTAGGCGAACTAGCTGTAGTAGGTGGAGAAGACATGAAACCTTTTATCCCCGATTTGATGCCCTTGATCATCGATACCTTTCAAGATCAGAGTTCCTCATACAAGAGAGATGCTGCTTTGAAAGCATTAGGTCAACTTGCAAGTTCTTCAGGCTATGTGATTCAACCTCTTTTGGACTACCCTCAATTGTTGGGAATGTTGGTTAACATTCTCAAATCAGAAGCATCTCCAACAGTAAGAAGAGAAACGGTTAGGTTATTGGGAATTCTTGGTGCTTTAGATCCTTATAAGCACCGTGAAGTGGAACAAAGTTCAAAGACTATTTCTGCAGAACAGAACGCTCCACCAATTGACGTGGCTTTGTTGATGCAGGGAATGTCTCCATCCAACAGTGAATATTATCCTACAGTTGCCATTACCAATTTaatgaaaattttgaaAGATCCTTCCCTCAAGATTCACCACAGCAAAGTTATTCTAGCTATTAGGTATATTTTCCAAACTTTAGGGTTGAGATGTGTTTCTTTCCTTTCCCAGATCATCCCCGGTCTCATAAATGTCATGCATACTTGTGAGCCGGCAATGACCAAATTCTATTTCCAACAGTTGGGTGCATTGATCCTCATTGTTAAGCAGCACATCAGACCATTTCTTAAAGATATTTTAGGTGTTGCCAAAGAATTCTTCGATTTGAACGATGAGAATAACGTTGCTGTGATTATCATCAATCTTATTGAATCTATTTCGAGAGCATTGGATGGGGAATTTAAGATGTATTTACCAGAAGTGTTGACTTTACTCTTGAACGTCTTCGACAAGGACAAGTCTCCAGAAAGAGAAACCACTTTGCAAGTCTTAAAATGTTTTGTTatatttggtggaaatATTGAGGAATACGTCCACATTATTATACCTAGTATTGTTAAGATGTTTGAGAGTGGCTCTGTGCCATTGAGAAAGGCAGCTATTGAGTCAATAGGAAGACTTTCTAAGACTTTGCTTTTGAATGATATGGCTTCGAGAATTGTACATCCACTTATTAGGGTGATGAAACAGGATAATGAGGAATTGAAAACTGCCACCATGAATACTATGTGTTACTTACTTGTTTCTCTAGGAACGGAGTTTACTGTATTCATTCCATTAATCAAATCGGTCATGTACGAGAATAAGATTACCTCACCAACTTTTGATCAATTAGTGAATAAACTTGTCCATGGAGATCCATTACCTGCTCAACTTAGCATCTACAAAGATTATGAAATCCACATGAGCCACTTTGATGTACCCAGTTCAGATGTACTGCTCAAGAAACTAGCATTCAACCAAGCTGCTTTGAAATCAGTCTGGGACCCAAGTCAGCACAGAACAAGAGAGGACTGGCTGGAATGGATCGCAAAATTGAGTAAGGAGTTACTAAGGCACAGTCCATCGCACGCTATGAGAGCATGTGCTCCTTTGGCAACTGATTACTATCCGTTAGCCAAAGATTTGTTCAATGCCAGTTTTTCGAGCTGTTGGAATGACCTTTATTCTCAGAACCAAGAGGAGTTAGTCGAGTCTTTATGCATTGCCTTATCGTCTCCCAACAACCCCCCTgaaattcatcaaatcttATTGAATCTTGCTGAGTTTATGGAACATGATGATAAATCCTTGCCGATCGCCATCACTACTTTGGGCCAATATGCTCAGAGGTGCCATGCTTATGCAAAGTCATTACATtacaaagagttggaatttTACGAAGAGCCAACCACTTCTACAATTGAAGCTTTGATTTCCATTAACAATCAATTGCAACAGTCAGATGCTGCTGTTGGTATTCTTAAGCATGCTCAAATGCATCATGATCTccaattgaaagaaacctggtttgaaaagttgCAGAGGTGGGATGATGCTTTAAGAGCTTACAATGAAAGATCGAAAACTGAACCTGATAACATGGAAATCACTATGGGTAAAATGAGATGTCTTCATGCTCTTGGAGAATGGGAGCAGCTCTCAGACTTGGCCCAAAGTAAATGGAGTGGAACTTCTAGTGATACACAAAGGAATATTTCCCcattggcagcagcagctgCTTGGGGTCTTGGCCAATGGGACAGAATGGAAGAATACATACAAGTTATGAAGTCAGAATCACCGGATAGGGCTTTCTTCAATGCAATTTTGAGCTTACACAGAAACaactttgaagatgcttCTAATCTAATTCTCAAAGCCAGAGATTTATTGGTAACAGAAATAACAGCCTTGGTAAGTGAGAGTTACAACAGAGCCTATGGTGTTGTAACACGAGTGCAAATGTTAGCTGAGTTGGAGGAAATCATAAAATACAAATGCTTACCTCAGGGATCTGAAAAGAGAGCTGTCATGAGGAAAACATGGAATACAAGATTGCTTGGATGTCAACGGAATGTTGATATTTGGCAAAGAATGTTAAAAGTAAGAGCTTTGGTAATAAAACCCAAACAGGATATGGAGATGTGGATCAAATTTGCCAATTTGTGCAGAAAGTCAGGAAGGCTTAACTTAGCTGAGAAATCTTTAAACTCCTTGTTGGAAGAGGGATCACCAGAAAACCCTCTGAGAGCCCCACCTCAAGTTGTATATGCTCAATTGAAGTATATGTGGGCTAAAGGACAACAAAAGGAGGCCTTACGCCATTTGGTAGATTTTACTACGAGGATGTCTCAGGATTTGGGGTTGAATCCAAATGATTTGATAACTCAACCACTTCCTTCTGAAGGCCCTGGTATTCCAAAACATGTTGAAGAGTACACAAAACTTTTAGCCAGATGTTTCTTAAAGCAAGGTGAATGGCAGATAGCTTTGAATTCTCAGTGGAAGTCTGAACTGTCAGAGATTATTTTAGGTGCATACTTGTTGGCTACGCATTTCGATGATAAATGGTATAAGGCATGGCATAATTGGGCGCTTGCTAACTTTGAGGTTATTTCTTCGTTCACGGCCCATAACAACAATATAGCTGAGATTCAACCGTCTGCTGAACTAAGcaatgaagatgatcaaAACAAAGAGCATCCTCAGaaccaacaagaaatcagaGCTACCACGATTCCTATGGAAGCAGTTCAAAGACATGTGGTTCCCTCTATCAAAGGGTTTTTCCATTCCATTGCACTTTCAAGTTCCAATTCCTTACAAGATACTTTAAGATTATTAACATTGTGGTTTaactttggtggtattcCGGATGCAGCTCAAGCGATCAACGAAGGATTCAATATGGTAAAAATTGATACTTGGTTGGAAGTAATTCCTCAGCTTATTTCACGTATTCATCAACCCAATCCTGTTGTTAGTCGTTCTTTATTTGGTTTGTTAAGTGATTTGGGAAAAGCTCATCCACAAGCTTTGGTTTATCCTTTAGCTGTGGCAGTCACGTCTGAGTCTATCAACAGAAAGAAAGCAGCTATGTCTATAATTGACAAGATGAGGATTCACTCTCCATTACTTGTGGAACAATCTGACCTTGTTAGTAATGAGCTTATCCGTATTGCTGTATTGTGGCACGAACAGTGGTATGAAGCTTTGGAAGATGCTTCCCGTTTgttttttggtgatcatAACACAGAAAAGAtgtttgaagttttggaGCCGTTGCACTTGATGTTACAGAAGGGACCAGAAACCATGAGAGAGACGTCTTTTGTTAATGCTTTCGGTAGAGAGTTGGCTGATGCTTACGAGTGGATATTGAATTACCGTAAAACAAAAGACATCACTAATTTGAACCAAGCTTGGGATATCTACTACAATGTTTTCCGCCGTATTGGTAAACTGCTCCCGCTGTTAACAAGTTTGGAATTGCAATATGTTTCTCCAAAGTTGGATGAAGCTCGTGATTTGGAATTAGCAGTTCCGGGATTCTCTGAAGCTGGTAAACATATTACTAAAATTGCAAAGTTTGAACCTACAATTCCTGTTATTTCATCTAAACAAAGACCTAGAAAAATTGAAATTCGTGGAGATGATGGTAAACATTATTTCTTTGTCCTTAAAGGCCACGAAGATAATCGTCAAGATAACTTGGTTATGCAGCTCTTTGGATTGGTAAATACCTTACTTTCTAACGATCCTGAATGTTTCAAACGTCACTTGGACATTCAACGGTTTGCTGCCATTCCGCTTTCTCCAAAGGTAGGATTACTTGGATGGGTTCCTAACAGTGATACTTTCCACGTATTGATTAGAGAATACCgagaatcaagaaagatTTTATTGAATATTGAGCATAGAATCATGATTCAAATGGCACCTGATTATGAGATTCttactcttcttcagaagGTTGAAGTTTTCACTGGGGCATTGGACAATACTAGAGGTCAAGATTTGTATAAAGTTCTTTGGTTAAAGTCTAAATCGTCTGAAGCTTGGTTAGACCGTCGTACCACCTACACAAGATCTTTGGCCGTCATGTCAATGGTAGGGTACATATTAGGGTTGGGAGATCGTCACCCTTCGAATTTAATGTTGGACAGAATTACTGGTAAGGTTGTCCACATTGATTTCGGTGATTGTTTCGAAGCCGCCATTTTGAGAGAAAAGTATCCTGAAAAAGTTCCATTTAGACTCACAAGAATGTTGAACTACGCTATGGAAGTTAGTGGTATTGAAGGTTCATTTAGGATTACTTGTGAACATGTAATGAGAGTGTTGAGAGACAATAAGGAGTCATTGATGGCTATTTTAGAAGCTTTTGCTTATGATCCATTGATAAATTGGGGCTTCGACTTCCCTACCAAAGCTGTGGCTGAAGCAACTGGTATTAAGGTGAACCAAGTCAACGTTGCAGAGTTATTGAGAAGGGGTcaaattgatgatgaagaagcgGCGAGATTAAACAAACAGAACGAGTTGGAAATCAGGAATGCCAGAGCTGCTCTCGTCTTGAAGAGAATTACTGATAAATTGACTGGTAATGACATTAAAAGATTGAAAGGATTAGACGTTCCAACACAAGTTGATAAACTTATTCAACAAGCTACAAGTGTTGAGAATTTATGTCAGCATTTTATCGGGTGGTGTTCTTTCTGGTAA
- the RCL1 gene encoding rRNA-processing endoribonuclease (BUSCO:EOG0926307V; COG:A; EggNog:ENOG503NWTY) has translation MSNKGAKIATFEGIRNFRFRLVLATLAGTPIKIAKIRSTELNPGLKDHEVSFLRLLEATTNGSQIEISYTGTTVIFRPGIITGGELTHNCPHGKPISYFLEPMLMLAPFSKKKFSIIFKGLTSLGSNDIEIDSLKWGMIPLMEKFGIREVSIHILKKGAPPVGGGEVHLRCNSLIPQPLTIHALEEPKFSAIRGVAHCARVSPSVVNRIIEQVCEVLRPTGVQVNISADVWRGDNSGKSPGFGLILVAESKQGWRIFTDGVGTPGSLPEDLAKEVSYKLLEELSQSSVVGRRQLMMATCFMAIGKEDVGRMKIHKNQVDENLIWLLRDIKTVLGTEAFLKEDDSDDGFILSIKGVGFTNASKKIA, from the coding sequence ATGTCTAATAAGGGAGCTAAAATTGCTACGTTTGAAGGTATCCGTAACTTTCGATTCCGTCTTGTGTTAGCTACCTTGGCCGGTACCCCCATTAAGATTGCTAAAATTAGATCAACTGAATTAAATCCAGGTTTGAAAGATCACGAAGTATCTTTCTTAAGACTACTTGAAGCCACCACAAACGGGTCACAAATTGAAATTTCTTACACCGGTACAACCGTGATATTTCGGCCAGGCATAATAACTGGTGGGGAGTTGACTCATAACTGCCCCCATGGAAAACCCATCAGTTACTTTCTAGAGCCAATGTTAATGCTTGCACCATTTTCTAAGAAGAAATTCTCCATTATTTTCAAAGGATTAACTAGTTTGGGATCCAATGACATCGAAATCGATAGCTTGAAATGGGGGATGATTCCCTTAATGGAAAAATTCGGTATTCGTGAAGTATCTATACACATATTGAAAAAAGGTGCTCCTCCAGTAGGAGGAGGTGAAGTACATTTAAGATGTAATTCGTTGATACCTCAACCATTAACAATCCATGCCCTCGAAGAGCCAAAGTTTTCTGCTATTCGTGGTGTTGCCCACTGTGCTCGTGTTTCTCCTTCAGTGGTGAATAGAATTATCGAACAAGTATGTGAAGTTCTTCGTCCGACAGGAGTCCAAGTGAACATTTCAGCAGACGTTTGGAGAGGAGACAATAGTGGAAAGTCTCCAGGTTTTGGTCTTATTCTTGTGGCTGAACTGAAACAGGGATGGAGAATATTTACCGATGGAGTTGGGACGCCTGGAAGCCTTCCGGAagatttggccaaagaagttTCCTATAAGCTTTTAGAGGAGCTTTCCCAAAGTTCTGTAGTTGGCAGAAGACAACTAATGATGGCTACCTGTTTCATGGCCATTGGGAAAGAAGATGTGGGAAGAATGAAGATTCACAAAAACCAAGTCGATGAGAACTTGATTTGGCTTCTCAGAGATATAAAGACTGTGTTAGGCACAGAGgcatttttgaaggaggaTGACAGTGACGATGGATTCattctttcaatcaaaGGTGTCGGATTCACAAACGCATCAAAGAAAATTGCTTAA